Proteins from a genomic interval of Asticcacaulis sp. AND118:
- the metK gene encoding methionine adenosyltransferase encodes MRPSYIFTSESVSEGHPDKVADRVSDVVVDAFLREDAEARVACETLVTTERVILAGEVRAADDKMHDIIGGLEDKVRAAIKDIGYAQKGFHWATAHYACHLHAQSADIAMGVDSGDNKDEGAGDQGIMFGYASDETEELTSAPLQWSHNILRRLAEARHGGDHRLEPDAKSQVTVQYENGVPSRILKVLISHQHKDGLTPRDVEAIVKPYAIEVLPHGMVTADTEWLVNPTGNFVIGGPDGDAGLTGRKIIVDTYGGAAPHGGGAFSGKDPTKVDRSAAYALRYLAKNVVAAGLAKRCTLQVSYAIGVSRPLSFYVNTHGTSEVDEAKVEALLPELIGGLTPRGIRLHLGLNKPIYERTAAYGHFGRTPDADGGFSWEKTDLVDALKAEF; translated from the coding sequence ATGCGTCCGTCCTATATCTTTACCTCCGAAAGCGTGTCCGAAGGTCATCCGGACAAGGTTGCCGACCGGGTGTCCGACGTTGTGGTCGACGCCTTTCTGCGTGAAGACGCGGAAGCGCGCGTGGCCTGCGAAACGCTGGTTACGACCGAGCGGGTCATCCTGGCCGGTGAGGTGCGTGCTGCTGACGACAAGATGCACGACATTATCGGTGGACTTGAGGACAAGGTCCGCGCGGCGATCAAGGATATCGGCTACGCGCAGAAGGGTTTCCACTGGGCCACGGCGCACTATGCCTGCCACCTGCACGCCCAGTCGGCTGACATCGCCATGGGTGTCGATTCCGGCGACAACAAGGACGAAGGCGCCGGCGACCAGGGCATCATGTTCGGTTACGCCTCGGACGAAACCGAAGAACTGACCTCCGCGCCGCTGCAATGGTCGCACAACATCCTGCGTCGTCTGGCCGAAGCGCGTCACGGCGGCGACCACCGCCTTGAGCCCGACGCCAAGTCGCAGGTCACTGTGCAATATGAGAACGGCGTGCCGTCGCGCATCCTCAAGGTGCTGATCTCGCACCAGCATAAGGACGGTCTGACGCCCAGGGATGTCGAGGCCATCGTGAAGCCCTACGCCATCGAAGTCTTGCCGCACGGCATGGTGACGGCGGATACCGAATGGCTGGTCAATCCGACCGGCAACTTCGTCATCGGCGGTCCGGACGGCGATGCCGGCCTGACCGGTCGCAAGATCATTGTCGACACCTACGGCGGTGCGGCCCCGCACGGCGGCGGTGCGTTTTCGGGCAAGGACCCGACCAAGGTCGACCGTTCGGCGGCCTATGCCCTGCGCTATCTGGCCAAGAACGTCGTGGCGGCGGGTCTGGCCAAGCGCTGCACGCTTCAGGTCTCCTACGCCATCGGTGTGTCGCGCCCCTTGAGCTTCTACGTCAACACCCATGGCACGTCCGAGGTGGATGAAGCGAAGGTGGAAGCCCTGCTGCCGGAACTGATCGGTGGTCTGACGCCCCGCGGTATCCGCCTGCATCTGGGGCTGAACAAGCCGATCTATGAGCGTACCGCAGCCTATGGCCACTTCGGTCGCACCCCCGATGCCGACGGCGGCTTCTCGTGGGAAAAGACCGATCTGGTTGACGCGCTGAAAGCCGAGTTCTAA
- a CDS encoding helix-turn-helix domain-containing protein yields MRRKFLGMSQEALAETIALTFQQVQKYERGSNRISASKLYEISRALKAPVAYFFEGYGESEAVEGFSESESEQFVHGFLMTTEGIELAEAFPRIKNAKHRRRILELVRAMAEDEDA; encoded by the coding sequence ATGCGTCGCAAGTTTTTGGGAATGTCGCAGGAAGCGCTGGCTGAGACCATCGCCCTCACCTTCCAGCAGGTACAGAAGTACGAGCGCGGTTCGAACCGCATCAGCGCATCGAAACTGTACGAAATCTCGCGCGCGCTCAAGGCGCCGGTAGCCTACTTCTTCGAAGGTTACGGTGAGTCCGAAGCGGTCGAAGGCTTTTCGGAGTCCGAGTCCGAGCAGTTCGTGCACGGCTTCCTTATGACCACCGAGGGCATCGAACTGGCCGAGGCCTTCCCGCGCATCAAGAACGCCAAGCATCGCCGCCGCATTCTTGAACTGGTACGCGCCATGGCCGAGGATGAAGACGCTTGA
- the lnt gene encoding apolipoprotein N-acyltransferase has translation MTLTDLGARLAPAVALYRRYVGPNRQAALLGLLLGLAQPPFGFLPGLLAYAVLLRSLDQDLGPKPLRKAFALGWWAGFLYFLVGCFWVAEAFLVDASNQGWMAPFAVCMLPGGIALFWGAAFAVYRKLAAGRLGGHWSRWLLFTGLFCLFEWLRGTVLTGFPWNPAGATWKAGSAVSQLASLFGVYGLSLFTVALFSSPAVSRWGRDLKSAWPAVVSAVLLIAGAGYGAVRLSTTEIRTTDTWIRLVQPNIGQRAKWTEGALLKVMREYVSFTKAHATREFLQSVTKRDNKPYPDVVIWPEGALPDAAENLLDPQSETANLFGILLSENQVLLWGAYHRAMDENDLLVWRNSLLALSRDKAETTYEVVYSKFKLVPFGEFLPFESTLEKLGVKELAHVGDGFTPGPRTRAVEVEHLPRFLPLICYEGLFPALADNGGKPVSARPKPSWIVNISNDAWFGPTTGPVQHLNLSSYRAIEEGLPMVRSTPTGVSAVIDPLGRIVKGSEIGISQSGFRDVLLPEAVAFAPYTLWRHLHLVLVALFCLIPVMFTTFVAVSKNNQ, from the coding sequence ATGACCCTGACCGACCTCGGCGCCCGTCTCGCGCCTGCTGTTGCCCTCTACCGTCGCTATGTGGGCCCGAACCGGCAGGCGGCGCTGCTGGGGCTGCTGCTGGGGCTGGCTCAGCCTCCGTTCGGGTTTCTGCCGGGGCTGCTGGCCTATGCCGTTCTGTTGCGGAGTCTGGATCAGGATCTGGGCCCGAAACCGCTGCGCAAGGCCTTTGCCCTCGGCTGGTGGGCCGGTTTCCTCTATTTCCTTGTCGGTTGCTTCTGGGTGGCAGAAGCCTTTCTGGTCGACGCCAGCAATCAGGGCTGGATGGCGCCGTTCGCGGTCTGCATGTTACCGGGCGGCATCGCCCTCTTCTGGGGCGCGGCCTTTGCAGTGTATCGCAAACTGGCGGCCGGGCGTCTGGGCGGCCATTGGTCGCGCTGGTTGCTATTTACCGGCCTGTTCTGCCTGTTCGAATGGCTGCGCGGCACCGTACTGACCGGCTTTCCGTGGAACCCGGCAGGCGCGACATGGAAGGCCGGTTCGGCCGTCTCGCAACTGGCTTCGCTGTTCGGCGTCTACGGGTTGAGCCTGTTTACCGTCGCCCTGTTCTCCAGCCCGGCCGTCAGCCGGTGGGGCCGCGATCTGAAAAGCGCGTGGCCGGCGGTGGTGTCGGCTGTGCTGCTGATTGCGGGCGCCGGCTACGGCGCGGTGAGGCTGTCCACGACCGAGATCCGGACGACGGACACGTGGATACGACTGGTCCAGCCGAACATCGGTCAGAGGGCCAAATGGACCGAAGGCGCTTTGCTGAAAGTCATGCGTGAGTATGTATCCTTCACCAAGGCACACGCAACGCGGGAATTTTTACAATCAGTAACAAAACGTGATAATAAGCCCTATCCGGACGTGGTGATCTGGCCGGAAGGGGCCTTGCCTGACGCCGCTGAGAACCTGCTTGACCCACAATCAGAGACTGCAAATCTATTCGGCATTTTATTATCCGAAAATCAGGTCCTGCTGTGGGGGGCCTATCATCGCGCGATGGATGAAAACGACTTGCTCGTATGGCGAAATTCATTGCTGGCCTTGTCACGGGACAAGGCTGAGACGACCTACGAAGTTGTCTATTCGAAGTTCAAGCTGGTGCCCTTCGGTGAGTTCCTGCCGTTTGAATCCACGCTGGAAAAGCTGGGGGTCAAGGAACTGGCGCATGTGGGCGACGGTTTTACGCCCGGCCCGCGTACAAGGGCGGTAGAGGTTGAGCATCTGCCGCGTTTCCTGCCGCTGATCTGTTATGAGGGCCTGTTTCCCGCCCTGGCGGACAACGGCGGTAAACCTGTTTCCGCCCGGCCCAAACCATCCTGGATTGTCAATATTTCGAACGACGCGTGGTTCGGCCCGACGACCGGACCGGTTCAGCACCTCAACCTGTCGAGTTATCGCGCCATAGAGGAAGGTTTACCCATGGTAAGATCAACTCCAACGGGTGTATCTGCGGTGATCGATCCGTTGGGTCGCATCGTAAAAGGGTCTGAAATAGGTATAAGCCAGTCAGGTTTCCGTGATGTGCTGTTACCGGAAGCGGTAGCATTTGCCCCTTACACTCTTTGGCGGCATCTGCACCTCGTGCTGGTCGCGCTTTTTTGCTTGATTCCTGTTATGTTTACGACTTTTGTAGCCGTTAGCAAAAACAACCAATAA
- a CDS encoding hemolysin family protein yields the protein MPEPDSRGAQRTTGPRKTLLNLFGLIGPDEAEKPLSLSDRPDVSNDLIEHARAFQNLRVTDVMTPRVDIIGIEDTATLSELVRVCVESEHSRLPVYSDNLDHPVGVIHVKDVFKLLAPSEDGRIPDWDAPVTGRLKRELIYVPSAMSATDLLLKMQTERSHMALVIDEHGGTDGLVTLEDLLEAVVGDIADEYDDEETDDLIETPTGEIEVGGRVELKTLQERLELNLHLEDSEEEVDTLGGLVAMLAGRVPQPGEIIPYAAAGIDIEVLDADQRRIKRLRLHRHEDKPDLIAEDL from the coding sequence ATGCCGGAGCCTGACAGTCGCGGCGCACAGCGCACGACCGGACCCAGAAAGACCCTGTTGAATCTCTTCGGCCTGATCGGGCCGGACGAGGCGGAAAAGCCGCTCAGTCTGAGCGACCGCCCCGATGTTTCCAACGACCTCATCGAACACGCCCGTGCTTTCCAGAATCTGCGGGTCACCGACGTGATGACGCCGCGCGTGGACATTATCGGCATCGAAGATACCGCCACCCTGTCTGAACTGGTGCGCGTCTGCGTCGAAAGCGAACATTCGCGCCTGCCGGTCTATAGCGACAATCTCGATCATCCCGTGGGGGTCATCCACGTCAAGGACGTGTTCAAGCTGCTGGCTCCGTCGGAAGACGGGCGCATTCCCGACTGGGACGCGCCGGTGACCGGGCGGCTGAAGCGCGAGTTGATCTACGTGCCGTCGGCCATGTCGGCGACCGATTTGCTGCTGAAGATGCAGACGGAGCGTTCGCACATGGCGCTGGTCATCGACGAGCACGGCGGGACCGACGGTCTGGTGACGCTGGAAGACCTGCTCGAAGCCGTTGTGGGCGACATCGCCGATGAATATGACGACGAAGAAACCGACGACCTGATCGAAACCCCGACCGGCGAAATCGAGGTCGGCGGTCGCGTCGAGTTGAAGACGCTGCAAGAACGGCTGGAGCTGAACCTGCATCTGGAGGACAGCGAGGAAGAGGTCGATACGCTGGGCGGGCTGGTGGCCATGCTGGCGGGTCGGGTGCCGCAGCCGGGCGAAATCATCCCTTACGCCGCGGCGGGGATCGATATAGAAGTGCTCGACGCCGATCAGCGCCGCATCAAACGCCTGCGCCTGCATCGTCACGAAGACAAACCCGACCTGATCGCGGAAGACTTATGA